GGATATCGCGTTTGCTCCCCTGATAAACTTTCTTAGTCAGCCTGAACACCTGACACCTGCTGCGCCACTGGAGAAAAACCAATGGCGCATACTTACACCGAAAATCCCCATCGACTGACGTTTAATGACGCCAGCGATTTCGTGCATTCAGCGCTCATCCTGCGGGGTGGCGTATGAAACAGCAATTCCACCTCGCAAGCGAAAGCGTCAAGCTAAACGCCATTAATTTTATTCGCCAACTGCCTGTTGACCAAAAACGTCCGCTGGTAGTGGACATTAAAGAGCCGGGACGAACGGCGGAACAAAATCGGAAGATGTGGCCGCTCCTGAAAGATCTTTCTGACCAGGTAGTTTGGTTCGGCAATAAATACGACACCGACGATTGGAAAGACCTGATCACCGCGATGGTGGCAAAGTCTAAAAAGCAAGAGCAACGCATGGCACCCGGCCTGGATGGTGGGGTTGTGATGTTCGGTCAGCGTACCAGCAAAATGAGTGTTTGCCAGATGGTGGAGGTTATCGAGGCGATTTACTGGTTCGGCACTCAGCAGAATGTGAAATTTAGCGAAAAATCCAAGCTGGAAATAGAGTGGGCGAAACGTTGGGGTGAGCGGCATGGCTAAATTACCCCGGCGTAAATGCAAATCATGCGGTCAGTGGTTCCATCCGTCTCGTGGCGGCCAGATCGTCTGTTCGTACGAGTGCGCAGCCGCGTACGGCAAAGTTCAGACGGAGAAAGCCCG
This window of the Brenneria goodwinii genome carries:
- a CDS encoding recombination protein NinB, with protein sequence MKQQFHLASESVKLNAINFIRQLPVDQKRPLVVDIKEPGRTAEQNRKMWPLLKDLSDQVVWFGNKYDTDDWKDLITAMVAKSKKQEQRMAPGLDGGVVMFGQRTSKMSVCQMVEVIEAIYWFGTQQNVKFSEKSKLEIEWAKRWGERHG